In the Mesorhizobium sp. M1D.F.Ca.ET.043.01.1.1 genome, GCTTGTCGATGGCGGCGTCAGCCGCCGCGACTTCGTGCGCCACGGCAGCCTGCTCGGACTGTCGCTGCCACTTCTCGGCCGCATCGGCTTTGCCGAAACGCACCGAGTTTTGAAAGGCTGTTGATAGGCTCACCTGCATTCACGAAACCATGTCTAGCGAACATAGGGCCAGCTTGATGAAGTCGCATTACCGTGTGGTGGTTATTGGAGGGGGAATAGTCGGCGCGAGCGTGCTGTACCACCTTACAAAACTTGGCTGGAATGACATCGCGCTCATCGAGCGTCGTGAGCTGACGGCCGGGTCGACCTGGCATGCTGCAGCAAGCTTCCACGCGGTCAATGCAGATACTAATCTGGCGGCGCTTCAGAGCTATACGATCGGACTCTATCGAGACCTGCAGCGGGAGAGTGACCACCAATTGGGGGTTCGCACGCCCGGAGCAATAACCATAGCAGGTACGCGGGAGCGGTGGGAATGGCTCCAGGCTGCTTTGTCAGGATTTCGCACTATCGGGCTTGATGACGTAGCGCTGATTTCGCCCGAAGAAATCAAGAAACGCTGCCCGATCCTCGACACAACGAACATATATGGGGGCCTTTGGGATCCGAATGACGGCTACGTTGATCCTTACGGCACTACGCACGCTTTTGCATCCGCAGCGAAAAAGGCGGGAGCGGAAGTTATTCTGCGTAATGGGGTGATGGAACTGCATGCGCGGCAGGACGGCTCGTGGACCGTCGTGACAGAAAAAGGAACGGTCACAGCTGAGCACATTGTGAATGCTGCCGGACTCTGGGCCAAACAGGTTGGGATGATGGCTGGTGTCGACCTGCCGGTCGTACCAATGGAGCATCACTATCTCATCACCGAGGCGATCCCCGAACTTTCGGCAATGAGCGAGGAGATGCCGGCCGTTGTCGATTTGGAAGGGTTCACCTACGCGCGGCAGGAAGGCAAGGGGCTGCTTCTAGGAGTTTACGAACGCAATCCAAAACACTGGAATGTAGAAGGCGCGCCGTGGGATTTTGGTATCGAATTGATCCCAGCGGACATTGATCGAATTTCTCCTGAACTGTCGATTGGGTTCGAGCGCTATCCTGTTCTTCAGAGTACCGGCATTAAGCGATGGGTTAACGGGCCAATCACTTTCACCCCTGACGGAAACCCCCTAGTTGGGCCTGTTCCTGGCCTGCGAAATTACTGGTGTGCATGCGGTGTCATGGCCGGGTTTAGCCAAGGCGGCGGCATAGGCCTGGCATTGGCGCAGTGGATCACGTCAAGTGAACCTGAGGCCGAGGTTTTTGGCATGGATGTTGCCCGGTACGGCAAGTTCGCATCGAATCGTACTTATCTCAAAGCCACCACCGGACAATTCTATGCTCGGCGCTTCTTGATCAGCTATCCTAATGAACAGCTCCCGGCAGGCAGACCGTTAAAGACGCCGCCGGCCTATGACGTCATGTCCGCGCAAGGGGCACGGTGGGGGGCTTCATGGGGAATGGAGGTGCCGCTCTATTTCACGCCGAACGACCCTGGATTCGCTGAGACTCCGACACTCAATCGCTCA is a window encoding:
- a CDS encoding FAD-dependent oxidoreductase, with amino-acid sequence MKSHYRVVVIGGGIVGASVLYHLTKLGWNDIALIERRELTAGSTWHAAASFHAVNADTNLAALQSYTIGLYRDLQRESDHQLGVRTPGAITIAGTRERWEWLQAALSGFRTIGLDDVALISPEEIKKRCPILDTTNIYGGLWDPNDGYVDPYGTTHAFASAAKKAGAEVILRNGVMELHARQDGSWTVVTEKGTVTAEHIVNAAGLWAKQVGMMAGVDLPVVPMEHHYLITEAIPELSAMSEEMPAVVDLEGFTYARQEGKGLLLGVYERNPKHWNVEGAPWDFGIELIPADIDRISPELSIGFERYPVLQSTGIKRWVNGPITFTPDGNPLVGPVPGLRNYWCACGVMAGFSQGGGIGLALAQWITSSEPEAEVFGMDVARYGKFASNRTYLKATTGQFYARRFLISYPNEQLPAGRPLKTPPAYDVMSAQGARWGASWGMEVPLYFTPNDPGFAETPTLNRSNAFPLVAAECRAVREGVTLLDTTAFSRYEIKGPGAKDFLDRLLACQLPKPHRVRLAPMLSASGHLMGDLTVLNWDDETFWLMGSYYLRSWHMRWFDQHKPSTGVAITDISDAVSGLSITGPKSREFLASLTPSDLSNAAFPFMACQQIDICRSRANVARLSVMGELGYEINVNAAEQRQLYLDLLLAGREWNLREIGFNALSSLRIEKSYGIWSREFTRAYTPAMCGLDRFVAFDKGDFIGRDAVLGERDKGRPKQRLVTLKIDANGADASGFEPVFAGGHLVGQVTSGAYGHVSGLSLALGYVDSVAVDEGATLSVDVVGKPRQAEIIPSSPIDPNGARLRQ